A region from the Corylus avellana chromosome ca7, CavTom2PMs-1.0 genome encodes:
- the LOC132187104 gene encoding protein NRT1/ PTR FAMILY 5.6-like: MELEMERKKMGGRAESEEDKWVHDSSVDHKGRVPLRASTGVWKASSFIITIEFSERLSYFGLAANLISYLTKVIHQDLKTAAKNVNYWAGVTTSMPLLGGFLADAYTGRFTMVLFASLVYLMGLSLLTMSQFIPSLKPFNNGRSHHQPRKIHEVVFFLALYLISVGTGGHKPCLESFGADQFDDDHLEERKKKMSYFNWWNFALCCGLVLGVTVIAYVQDNVSWGVASLILTFTMATTIIIFFMGKPCYRYRIPEGSPLTPMLQVLVAAIRKRNLPAPSNPAVLYEVPKSKSQGRLLCHTSRLRFLDKAAIIEDKESISIEQNPWRLATVTMVEETKLILNMIPIWLTSLTFGICMAQGSTFFIKQATTMNLRIADNFKLPPASIYSLGAVGMIISVTTCEKIIVPMLRKATGNERGFNILQRIGIGMIFSIAAMSVAALVEMKRLRAAEKETIGGKTGPVSLSVFWLAPQSIILGMADGFTLVGLQEYFYDQVPDSMRSLGISFYLSVIGGGNFLSSFLITLVDHVTEKLGRSWFVEDVNRCRLDNFYWLLAAMSGLNLCVYVILAMKYTYKKVQRRVIVADCNKGDGVELMP; encoded by the exons ATGGAGCTagaaatggagagaaaaaagatggGTGGTCGAGCAGAAAGCGAAGAAGACAAATGGGTGCATGATTCTTCTGTGGATCATAAGGGAAGAGTTCCTCTCCGTGCTTCAACTGGTGTATGGAAAGCCTCCTCCTTTATCATCA CAATTGAGTTCAGTGAGAGGTTGAGCTACTTTGGGCTAGCAGCAAATCTCATCTCATACCTCACCAAAGTGATCCATCAGGACCTCAAAACAGCAGCCAAAAATGTAAACTACTGGGCAGGAGTAACAACATCGATGCCTCTTCTTGGAGGGTTCCTAGCAGATGCCTACACTGGCAGATTCACTATGGTCCTGTTTGCATCCCTCGTATATCTCATG GGTTTAAGCCTGTTGACAATGTCTCAATTCATCCCAAGCCTAAAGCCATTCAACAATGGGAGGTCTCATCATCAGCCTAGGAAGATTCATGAGGTGGTATTTTTCCTTGCATTGTATTTGATCTCTGTTGGAACTGGAGGACACAAGCCCTGCTTAGAAAGCTTTGGAGCCGATCAATTCGATGATGATCACTtggaagagaggaagaagaagatgtctTACTTCAACTGGTGGAATTTCGCACTTTGTTGTGGGCTTGTGCTTGGTGTGACAGTAATTGCTTATGTTCAAGACAATGTGAGCTGGGGTGTTGCTAGTCTGATCCTCACTTTCACTATGGCAACTACAATAATAATCTTCTTTATGGGAAAGCCTTGCTACCGATACAGAATACCAGAAGGGAGCCCTTTAACACCTATGTTGCAGGTCTTAGTTGCAGccataagaaagagaaatttaccAGCTCCATCAAATCCTGCTGTATTATATGAAGTTCCCAAGTCTAAGTCTCAAGGAAGGCTTCTGTGTCATACTAGTAGGCTCAG GTTTCTTGACAAGGCTGCAATAATTGAGGATAAGGAGAGCATATCTATTGAGCAGAATCCTTGGAGATTAGCGACAGTGACTATGGTGGAGGAGACAAAGCTTATTTTGAACATGATTCCCATATGGCTAACTTCCTTAACATTTGGGATATGCATGGCACAGGGCTCAACATTCTTCATTAAACAAGCCACTACAATGAACCTTAGGATTGCTGACAACTTCAAGCTCCCACCAGCTTCCATTTACTCTCTTGGGGCAGTTGGAATGATAATCTCTGTCACCACCTGCGAGAAGATTATAGTCCCAATGCTAAGGAAAGCTACAGGCAACGAAAGAGGCTTCAACATCCTCCAGAGGATTGGCATTGGCATGATATTTTCCATTGCAGCCATGTCTGTGGCAGCCTTGGTGGAAATGAAGAGGCTAAGAGCTGCTGAGAAGGAAACAATTGGAGGGAAAACTGGGCCAGTGTCTCTGAGTGTGTTCTGGTTAGCTCCACAAAGCATAATCCTTGGAATGGCAGACGGGTTCACTTTGGTTGGCTTGCAAGAGTATTTCTATGACCAAGTTCCAGACTCCATGAGAAGCTTAGGAATTTCCTTCTATCTTAGTGTGATTGGGGGAGGGAACTTCTTAAGCAGCTTTCTGATTACCCTTGTGGATCATGTCACGGAGAAGTTGGGGAGAAGTTGGTTTGTAGAGGATGTGAACAGGTGCCGTTTGGACAATTTCTATTGGCTGTTGGCAGCCATGAGTGGGTTGAATTTGTGTGTTTATGTGATTCTGGCTATGAAGTATACTTACAAAAAAGTGCAGCGAAGGGTGATTGTGGCTGATTGTAACAAGGGTGATGGGGTAGAGTTGATGCCTTGA